A region from the Alkalidesulfovibrio alkalitolerans DSM 16529 genome encodes:
- the rnd gene encoding ribonuclease D yields the protein MNALNICRLIGRAVLKYCPLTPSPIVAEDEIRPRFVATDAALEKACAHFRRAGAIGVDTEFVRVRTYFPMLGLIQVADKRNTWLIDPLAVSDMTPFARVLSDRAVLKVMHSCSEDLEVLSYLTGEPLGPVFDTQIAAAFLGFGFQAGYQQLSKTLFGTQMCKSETRSDWLARPLSENQIRYAAMDVVCLLPMHRALTRELRKLGRLEWALEEIERMNREVTRDVEPEDYYLRFGGLWQCDRRELGALRDLFAWRERQAMRRDLPRTFIMQDKTLRAIAKAMPMTMRDISKMEEVKPSFARRYGRTLTRIVREIMKTPEESLPVRPVRPPNPRKVGRLVEKLRPVVAETAEALKLPPELLARKKSVTELAENVIMNLTNPLPDELRGWRKAVIGDKLLAALEK from the coding sequence GTGAACGCCCTGAACATCTGCCGACTGATTGGACGTGCCGTCCTCAAATATTGTCCGCTGACCCCATCCCCCATCGTCGCCGAGGATGAAATCAGGCCCCGTTTCGTGGCCACGGACGCCGCGCTGGAAAAGGCCTGCGCCCATTTCCGCCGCGCCGGGGCCATCGGCGTGGACACCGAGTTCGTGCGCGTTCGCACCTATTTCCCCATGCTCGGCCTGATCCAGGTGGCGGACAAGCGCAACACCTGGCTCATAGATCCCCTGGCCGTGAGCGACATGACGCCCTTCGCCAGGGTGCTCAGCGATCGCGCCGTGCTCAAGGTCATGCACTCGTGCTCCGAGGATCTGGAAGTGCTCTCCTACCTCACGGGCGAGCCGCTCGGACCGGTCTTCGACACCCAGATCGCGGCGGCCTTTCTCGGCTTCGGCTTCCAGGCCGGATACCAGCAGTTGTCCAAGACCCTCTTCGGCACGCAGATGTGCAAATCCGAGACGCGCTCGGACTGGCTGGCCCGGCCGCTCTCCGAGAACCAGATCCGTTACGCGGCCATGGACGTGGTCTGCCTTTTGCCCATGCACCGGGCCCTGACCCGCGAATTGCGCAAACTCGGCCGCCTGGAATGGGCCCTTGAAGAGATCGAGCGCATGAACCGCGAGGTCACCCGAGACGTGGAGCCCGAGGACTACTACCTGCGCTTCGGTGGTCTGTGGCAGTGCGACCGCCGCGAGTTGGGCGCGCTGCGCGACCTCTTCGCCTGGCGCGAGCGCCAGGCCATGCGCCGCGACCTGCCGCGCACCTTCATCATGCAGGACAAGACCCTGCGCGCAATCGCCAAAGCCATGCCCATGACCATGCGCGACATCTCCAAGATGGAGGAGGTCAAGCCGTCCTTCGCCAGACGCTACGGCCGCACCCTGACCCGCATTGTGCGCGAGATCATGAAGACGCCCGAAGAGAGCCTGCCCGTGCGCCCAGTGCGGCCGCCCAACCCGCGCAAGGTCGGCCGCCTAGTGGAAAAGCTCAGGCCCGTGGTGGCCGAGACGGCCGAGGCGCTCAAGCTCCCGCCCGAGCTTTTGGCCCGCAAGAAGTCCGTCACCGAACTGGCGGAGAACGTGATCATGAACCTGACCAACCCCCTGCCCGACGAACTGCGCGGCTGGCGCAAGGCCGTGATCGGCGACAAACTCCTGGCGGCCCTGGAAAAATAA